The nucleotide sequence GGAACGGTATCGTTCTGACACAGGTGTAGGTTCTGGGCTTGCGGGGGAGTGAGGACGGGGTGATAGATAGGCTGGGCGGACTCCCACAGGGCGATTATCAGGTAGTGGGCAGTTTCGGACCAAGTGGTTTTTGGAGCCACAACGGAAGCATTCCCCACGATCTCGACGGGAGGTTGTGTGACGGTGAGCAGAAGACAGATCCATAACATCAGTATTGTTTTCAGCAGGCTGCAGTGTAGCAGGGTGTTCAGTGGGTCTGACAGGGTTGGTGGGTTTTGTAGCTGAGGCATAGGTTCGGGTAGCAGGTGGAGGGTTATTCTCATAGTGACGGCGGCGGTTTTCCAAGTCTTGCAAGAAATTGGCAAACTGGTGATATTCACGGTTTGGGGGTTCATTATGCATGAGCATTCCTCGGAGTTCTCGGTTGATAGCTTGTTCCAGCAGGGTAGGCAGAACATCTTCAGACATTTCCCCTTCTAGAGCAAGGCGCTGgaactcagcaaagaacataCCAAACTCTTTGTTGGCTTGGCGCAGGCGGAACAGTTCATTACGGGCATTGTTCACACGGTTCGGGTCACCAAAGGCTCGGTCCAGGATTTTTAGGATTTCTTCATAATCCTTTAACTGGCAGATTCCTTTCTTGATGTATGGCAGAACTTGGGCATATGGAGCCCCTCTCAGGCGATTGGTAACATAGGTCATGCGGCTTTGCGGGGTGGGATAACGGTCATGGTTgacattcatcttctcatggatttgggagatgAATCGGCGAAGATCCTTCCGGTCACCTTCAAATCGGTCTGGGTCAGGTAGGCGTTcagagagtctggcagagctggTAGATGGGGGATCAACCGACGCAGGCGTTCCCACCGGAGCAACTGTGTGTATTTCAGCAGTGGGTTCAGGAGTTCGGGCAGGTGTATTAACCACAGGAGTTGCTAGGCGTAGTGcttcatccttttccttcaagGCTTCAAGATATTTCTGCTGTGATTCCCGTAGTTGTTCCTTCTGATATTCAATGATTCCCTGGTCTCGGGCTTggtttttctcttgtttGAGGTGTAGGGCAGAGAGTTCTTCCTTCAGGCGGCTCACTTCCGTTTCAGAGGCTTGAAGCTTCAGGCTGGTCTGATCAGCTTGTCCTCTTGCTTCAGTAATAGCAGCCTCTGCCTCCTCAATATACTCATAAGCAAGGCGACAGTATTGAAACCATTCAGAGTGGTGGGTTGCAGCATGTTCAGTGAACTCCTCTAAACTGCCCGGCAAGAATGGTGGACGCGGGGCTGCAGACATCTTCAGGCGTCAACTCCTAAGGGTAGGAGCTGCGTAGTGTCAGGGTGCGgggtcaggtgcaggaatatggtaggaattgacgaacagattaagctacaggtcaggctatctacaggttcatagacaagacgcagctcgaagagctgcaacaggatcgcgttggcgcagatagataacTCTGTGGGTCACGTGCCCGGTCACGTGCATATATCACGGGCTAGCACCGTGACAAGATCCTCAGACAAGTAGCACGTGGCTGTATGAAGAATAGTACCGTATTGCTCGTAAATAGGGCTGACTGTGGCGCTTTTATCCAAGAGAAGGTCAAATATTCGGCTCTGGTCTGTCTTGGTAATGGTGGGTTTACTGAAATGGTCATAGGGAATGTCTGGGTTTGCAACAGCTGCATATACAGCTGAACCGAACTCCCCACCTGCCTTGTTGACATCGGCAGAGTTAGTGGGGTGGTTGAGGAGCTGGTCTACTATTTCAACATGGCCCTTATAAGTAGCAGCTATTAAGGCCGTCTCGCCTTGGTATAGGGCATTAACATCGACTCTGTACTGTAGGAACAATTCGACTGTTTCGAGGTGGGAGTCACCCTTATTGACTGCAATCATAAATGCTTCCGGAGAAGCCAGGAAGCTGTCAGACTGATAGCTCTCCTTGCTTCTTTTCAAACAATATCTTCACCCAGCTTGCATCTTTGGTATGGATCAGGTGCTCTAGAAATGTGGAATGGTCAGACCATGAGCATGTTGGAGCGGGCTGTGCACCCCACTTGAAAAGTACTTAAAAGCATTTGATGTTCTCATGCGCTGTTGAGAGATGTAGGGGGGTTTTTCTCTCATTTGTGCAGGCCTCAATGTCTGCACCCACCTTCAAGAGGATTTCCAAAGAGGCCAAAGATTGGTTGCTGCATGCATCCAAAAGAGCAGTGTAGCCGTGTACATCTTTTAGCTCCATGTCCACTTGCTGATTCAGAAGCAACTTTATAATTTCAGGCTTGTCCCAGGCAGCAGCAATCTGGAGAGCAGTGTTCCCATTCTTGTCTTGAGAGTTCTTGTCCACCTCGCTCCTCAACAGAAAATCCAGGATCCTTCCCTGTCTGTATTGAGCACAAGACAGAAGTACTCAACCAAGCTCTGTCAGCAAATTAGAATGACTGTCCTTCAGCAAGACCATTGCCACTTGTATGTCCATTAATCACCACTTCATCAAGGGTACAAATGTCGTACTGGCCTCTTGTTAAACTCAGAAGGCGTCTAGCAATTTCTAAATACCCACTGACTGCCGCCTTGTGCAAGGCAGAAGCCATGGCAGTCATATTTGTGACACCGCGGCATTTTTGATGTTTCAGTAGGATTTCAACCACATTCCTTGCTCCCTGTGATGCCGCTACATCAAGGGGAGAGTTGTTATTTTCGTCCTTCTCATTATGATCCAAGCCAGCTGCCAGGAGCTCTGCTACTAGATTCCCCAAGCTACGAGACGCAGTGAGTGTAAGTATGCCCCTGGGCCTTTCAATACCCAGGAATACATGAACGTTTACAATTGCAAGCGCGACTTCTTTGAGATCAGCATCAATTGCTGATTCAAGTGGAGTCTTTCCGTCAGAACCAGGACAATTGAGCCTAACAAGCTGGATGGCATCTCCATCAGACTGGTTGATCTGTTGGATTgtattcaagagaaataGACTAACATCCCAACGGCAACTTCTGATGGCGAGATGCAATGCATTATCCTTGTTGCAGTCTTCCTGGCTCCAGATTGCGCCCTTTGCAAGAAGGGCCCATGTAATCTCCATAGATCCCCCAATAGAGGCATGATGCAAAGAAGTGTGTGCACTGTCATCTGTGGTGTCACAATTGAAACCTTTCACAAGGAAGTACTTGGCAATAACTGTAAACCCTTTTTTGGCCGCAATGCTTAGTGGATTCAGTAAAGAGGGACCTGTGACATTCAGATCTGCTCCATGCTCGACCAGCATTTTCATGATATCAAAGTGGCCTTGCTCAGTAGCTATATGTAATGGTGTATAGCCGTCTGAATCCTGATGATTCACCCATGACAGCTCAGGTAGACGTGTCTTGACGCAAAGCCACTGGACCAGCTGTGGGTATCCATACAGACAAGCTTTGTGAAGAGTCGTGATTTTTTCATTGATGGTATCAACAAAACCCTTTGGATCTTTGCTGAAGAAGTACTGTATTGCTTCGTGTTTTCCTCGACTAATTTCGAGAGAGAGTAGGCCACTGGCATTATCAAGCAATATACAGTTCTTGAGCATTCTCTTGGCAGAGTCAAAGGAAGCCACGCCGAGCTGTACTGCCCTGAAAATGGTGAAGTCAATGTTCTGGGTGTTCTTCGCATCTTCACGGGCCTTAGAAATATGTTGCATCAATTCCACACCATTTTTCAGTTGCAGAGCCAACAAAGTATTGATGTCTAGCTTTCAATCGGAGTTTGATTGTGCTAGAAATGCAGTGTCAAATACTCGAACAGCAGTCGAATTTGGTATGCAATAGGAGTGAGAAATTTCCAGTGGGCTCTGCAGTGCCACCTCTGGAAGGCTTTGACTCTCTGCGGAGTCAAGGGAGTGTTTCCAGCAGGACCATGCTGCCATCAACTTGCAGTCACCCAGAAGCTGAATTAATGTTTTGCTCACATGAGAAGAGAGGGCCTCATATTTGTGAAGGTGTGACTCCCAGTGCTTCATGGCGTATTCTATGAGCACCCTTATCTCCCCGCGCGTTCCCAGCCGCACAGCATCTTCCATATCCTGTTGTATCTGTGTTTGAGTAATGCAATTGGGGCTATTGGGGCCTGGTGACAAGCATTGATACAGGCATAGCAAGCTGGACTTGGCTATTACAAGGTGAGGATGTTGAGCTCGATACCACTGCTCTGCAGTTGCTGAGGCGCCTAAGTTTGCCTTGCTTCTGGGTTCTAAGAAGGTCCTAACGTGTGGATTGATCAGACGGACTTTGTCGTGAACAACTTCAACCAAGGAGGGAAGAAAATGACACATGTCAAAAGCAACTGCTTCTGGACTCAAAGAAGGCTCAGTGATGAAAAATTTTTTGTCCAGAATCTGGCTGTTCGGTATGTTTATCTTGAAGACTGGAGATGGTGGCTAGGACCAGAGTCCCTAACTCATGAGGACTGAGTGGACGTACAGAGAAAACTAGGCATGCAAGGGCTATTTAATTCAACTTCGTTCGCCTTCCGGTACTCTATCAAATATATACCGGAAGCACTCATCGGGCTGCTGGAAGAGCTTGGCTAGCGGCTTTATGGACTGTATGCTTGCCTGGGGAAGTGTCTCAAGACTGGACAGAAAGCTATCAACCAAGCTCCAGTCATGCAGCAGAGCATTACAACCAGCTGTGATATCAGTTTTAACGACGCCCATTTCCGGTCGCTTTTTGAGAAGAAAATTCATCCGAGATTCAACCATTTGTTGATTCATCAAGTCCCAGTTTCCATCCAGCAAGTCTATCATAATCACCGGAGTTGATGAGAAGTCGTATTTGGCTCCAAGAAGAATGGTAAATTTGACAGAAGCTTTGCCAATTTCCAGAATTGATGAAAGCCGCTCCAGAATTGAGTGTATGACTTCTTGTTCAAATTGTGCATGAACCAGATCCAGCACGCATACAATAGTGTCTTTGCTAAAAAGACTAGAGCATTGAGACAATGCCACAGATACTCTTCCGGCAGTGCAACTGTGGTAAACGCTTCAATCGCTCCCCAAAAGGAATGACAAGCAGCCCACAGAGAAGGATGCATAGACAAAAACTGAAGGCAAAGACTGTGCAATATACTCCTTATATCTATGTGACCCACAATCCTCGTGTCGATTGTTGCAGACAGAAAAAGCTGTCAATCCTGTAAGGCTGCATGTCGCATGTAAGCCATCAGGTTATGTGAGACGTCGGTGTGGAAAATATAAGGAGGAAACACTAAGACATATGGATGAAGAGAGTTTTGTATCCAATCTCCAACAGAAGTACCTCACACATTTTTCAAAAACGGCTCTTGCAGTGCCTGCTTTGATGGATGTAGATACCATGCTTTCCCAGAAGTGAAATGGCTCTTGAATAGTTGTGTTGGGACGCTTTTGTCGCTTATCAGTCAGCATATGAGACCACTTTCAGCTTTTCTTGACATCAACATGAAAACTTGATATTACCTGGGATACATTGTTCCAGTTGTCGTCGAAGAAATTGCCGATTCTCGCCAGATTTTAGGTTTCCTAAAGAAGTATGATCTGTGGATAGAGCCAACCACTCTTCCAGCGGGAGTCCTGTGGTGGGGAATTCTctctttataatatgtcagtGAGGAGCCAAATTCAAGCTCATTCCATTGAATGGCAATGTACAGTTTGATTCAAATTCTTCTTTTGGAAGACATTCAGTATCTTCACATAGGCTAGAACCTCATTGGCGGCAAGATTTGGATGGTAATAATGATTGTAGAGCTCCATCGATTTTGCATACTGCTCCATTGAGCAGTTGGTGTCATTGTAAATGGAGAGCAGAACTCGATCCCATGAGTCTGTAGGCAGGTGATGTGGGGTGCCAAAGAAAACCTGATCCTAGTGATTAGGTAACAGCGGTAGAATCACAGGTCAGGAGCAGGTTTGACATTCTTACCACAAGTTTCAGTCTTTCAAGAACAGGGGAGTATTTGTATTCGAATTCCCGAGCGATAACCATAGCCTTGGAAGAGAAATATGGTAAGTGATGATATGAAGAGACTTGTCCCATAGACTTACCTGCTTCAGGACCAGTCCGCCAATATTGTATGCAGATAGAATGATCGGTTTGTATCCCTTGTTATTGAAACAATTATTTTCGGTCCTTGCTTGTAAATGGGTACAAAGCGAAGCACTCACTGGTCCTGCGTCAAGCTTAGAGAGAATAAAGTCTAAGACCGCTCGCGCTTCATCCGACAGCACATCCACTTCAGTCTCCAGATCGAGAATATGAGTGATATCGCACTGAACCTCATCCAAAGCTACTTCCTGGGCAAATTCGGGATATACATCGTGCGCAATGCCCAGAGCCTCCAGCAGCACCGGTCCTGGATCCATGCGGACCGTCGACCCCGGGGCCGGCAGCCCCCGGCCAGCCAGGTGTCCCCGCTGCCCCCGTATCGGACCGTCAGCTGTCAGCGCTTCTTCCCATCCGGTGCCGGCAGCGGTTTCTTCCAGGTCACCCCACCCGCGCACACGGAGCGGGCCCGCCAGGCGGCCACCATGGGCGAGGTGGAGTTCATCCGGAGGCAGGTGGCCGGGGCCCTCGCCGAGgacgcggcggcggcggaggccggGGCCCAGCAGGTGCCGGACCCGGATGCCAGAGCGCCCACCGAGATATCCCCCTGGCTGGAGCTCACCCGGTGGCCCGAGTTCCTGCGTGGGCATGCCTTCACAGCGGTGGCCCCGCTGGCCGCGCCGCCGGATCCCACGGCCGAGCCCCTTCTGACAGTGTTCAGCGCCAGCGTCGAGCGGCTGATCGAGGCGGCCTACCAGTCCATCAAGACGCGGCGGATCAACGAGTTTGACCAGGTGAGTCGGCAAGCAAgcgagaaatatatatatggtaggtaaggaagagagagattATTAGATTGTATAATAATCGTTGATGCTGTGACAGGATCggaacagagaaaaataCACGCTAGTGACTAAGGATTTTTATGCGGGAAAAATGTGCAGACTTGGGTATAAACGTACCCTTGGGTATGGGTAAATTTACCCAAGCAATATCCTTGAGTATTTATACCCAAGGGTAAGTTTACCCAAGTCCAGGTCTAGCCACTCGGCCTACAGGGCTAACAGATGTGTgtatcaacaataataataatattaTTATAAATAACAATATCAACAACCGAAGCGGACAGAAAGTCATTGACTGATATTAAGCAGGACATCCTGCAATCATCTTTCCACCTGAAAAGGGTGAACCATGGCTGGGACAGCTTAGTTGTCAACAGCAAATCTGTCAAGGAATTTAAAGGTGTAGAGACCCTCCTTGATCTCATCGACAATGTCATCAGCAGACTTGGCCACATACACACCCTCCCTGCTCGGAGAAATAGCAGCGTCCCGCAGCGCAGTAATAGCATTACCAAGCGCAGCAACAGGCTTACCGAACCGGAACCCATCAATCAGAATCTTCAATGGCCGACCAGCAGGGAAGAGCGTGCTCGCAGCACCGCCAGTCAAACTAGAGGAGCTGAACAGACTCTCCGCACCGTTGGCAACAACCACCGCATCGAACTGGATAGCGTCGGAGCCGGAGTACGTCTGGTCGACGCCGTCGGTCAACCGCtcggcgacgacgacgacttcAACACCGTTCTCGGAAAGACTCTCGCTGAGCGTGGCGGCTTCGGTAAGAGAGTCCTTATTGTCCACGGACGCGAGGTAGCCGACCTTCAAACCCTCGAGCTTCCGCAGCTTAGCGCCGAAGGTACCCACGTTGGTCGTCTTGTTGTTATGGTAGAAGGTAGAGTCAGGAGAGGGTTCTTCAATGCCAATGGCACGGGCGACGCGGCGGGCAAGGTCATTAGAGACACGGTTCAGCTGGATAATGACATTGTTGCGGACGACCTCGGACTTGACATTCGAGTTCTCAAAGCGCATCGCATCGATGATAAATTGCTGCTCGACGGGGTTGAGCGAGTTGTAGAAGAGGCGCGGCTGCGACCAGTTGTCGCTGAAGGTCGAGGAGACGGTGCGCTGGAGGTTGCCGCCAGATTTGCGGTTGGGCGCAGTGAAGAAGCCGTTGCCGACGGTTTGGTTGGCTTGTTTGGGGGCGCCTTGGTTGGTGGTGTGGGGACCGGGCGTGTAGGCGTCGCGGTTTAGGGGGATAAACATCTGGGCAGCGCCATcgcggttgttgttgtggaaGGGGAC is from Aspergillus chevalieri M1 DNA, chromosome 8, nearly complete sequence and encodes:
- a CDS encoding uncharacterized protein (COG:L;~EggNog:ENOG410Q09C) — translated: MSAAPRPPFLPGSLEEFTEHAATHHSEWFQYCRLAYEYIEEAEAAITEARGQADQTSLKLQASETEVSRLKEELSALHLKQEKNQARDQGIIEYQKEQLRESQQKYLEALKEKDEALRLATPVLLRWERLRRLIPHLPALPDSLNAYLTQTDLKVTGRIFADSSPKSMRR
- a CDS encoding uncharacterized protein (COG:S;~EggNog:ENOG410QEA6), which gives rise to MSDIALNLIQSYFLGKFGIYIVRNAQSLQQHRSWIHADRRPRGRQPPASQVSPLPPYRTVSCQRFFPSGAGSGFFQVTPPAHTERARQAATMGEVEFIRRQVAGALAEDAAAAEAGAQQVPDPDARAPTEISPWLELTRWPEFLRGHAFTAVAPLAAPPDPTAEPLLTVFSASVERLIEAAYQSIKTRRINEFDQVSRQASEKYIYGR
- a CDS encoding uncharacterized protein (COG:P;~EggNog:ENOG410PM93;~InterPro:IPR018028,IPR029062,IPR020835,IPR011614, IPR002226,IPR043156,IPR041399,IPR024712,IPR037060, IPR010582;~PFAM:PF18011,PF00199,PF06628;~go_function: GO:0004096 - catalase activity [Evidence IEA];~go_function: GO:0020037 - heme binding [Evidence IEA];~go_process: GO:0006979 - response to oxidative stress [Evidence IEA];~go_process: GO:0055114 - oxidation-reduction process [Evidence IEA]) encodes the protein MAGHGIPRSFRHIDGFGVHTFRLVTDNGDTKLVKFHWKSLQGRASMVWEEAQQVSGKNADFMRQDLFESIENGYYPEWELGAQIMDEDDQLRFGFDLLDPTKIVPEELVPVTPLGKMQLNRNPRNFFAETEQAMFQPGHIVRGIDFTDDPLLQGRLFSYLDTQLNRHGGPNFEQLPINQPRVPFHNNNRDGAAQMFIPLNRDAYTPGPHTTNQGAPKQANQTVGNGFFTAPNRKSGGNLQRTVSSTFSDNWSQPRLFYNSLNPVEQQFIIDAMRFENSNVKSEVVRNNVIIQLNRVSNDLARRVARAIGIEEPSPDSTFYHNNKTTNVGTFGAKLRKLEGLKVGYLASVDNKDSLTEAATLSESLSENGVEVVVVAERLTDGVDQTYSGSDAIQFDAVVVANGAESLFSSSSLTGGAASTLFPAGRPLKILIDGFRFGKPVAALGNAITALRDAAISPSREGVYVAKSADDIVDEIKEGLYTFKFLDRFAVDN